Genomic window (Nymphaea colorata isolate Beijing-Zhang1983 chromosome 1, ASM883128v2, whole genome shotgun sequence):
TGTGACTAAGATCAAGTATAGTATCTGTTCTTGATTTTAGTTAGTCGAATCAAATTTCTCCAAAACAACCAGGACTGACAAGCTTGAGTGGGTAGCGCAAGTCAAACAATGCCCGGGAGCGTCGTAAATCCGGTCATGGCCGACGCCTCTCACCTTAGTCAACGGCATTTGAGCTCATTTGCTTGTGATTCGATGCCGTCCGCCATCGCCTGACTGCCCACGtaaagaagatgaaaagttcAAAACTTAAAACGCCCCGGGAACTTTTTATGATCTACGCATCCAAGCAGCCGCACACCGAAGAGGCTTCTCTATTAGACAACGTTGGCAATTGAGAAGTTGGAAACCACGGCGATTCCTGGCCTTCCGTCTTCCAACCAAGAGAACCTTATCGGTTCACCGCCGCTTTGCCTGCTGCCCTCCAAGCTCCTACCATGGCGGCAACCCTCGGTGGCAGCCGTTTTCTTCTCCAATCACCCTTCGGAACCAGAAAAGACGGAGTTTGGAGACCCATCAACGTTGCCAATCCGTGCCGATGCGAGGCAGTCGGCAATGAGGGAGCCCAGGCGACGGCGAGCGAGAGGCGAACAACCGTGAAGAGTCGCGACGACTCGCTGGTGATATGCAGGATCGTCAATGGAATGTGGCAGACGAGTGGAGGGTGGGGGAGGATCGATAGGAACGCGGCCGTCGATGCCATGCTCCGCTACGCAGATGCGGGGTTGACCACCTTCGACATGGCTGACATTTGTGAGCTTGCCCTCTGATTTCTCCTCGGGAATTTGAATTCTTTCCACCTTTGAACTACAGTTAGATTGTGATGCGGATAATAAAGTTCTGCTTGGACTGTCTGTGATATCTGCTTTTGCCCCAACCCACTTTGGGAGTCGATTCTTTCACTGGTATGTCAACTGCGGGTAATGGTTGCCAAGTATTGGAGTTAAGAGGACCGAGTGAGAATCAGAAAATTGGGGAACTAAAAAAATGCTTGTGGGGTGTGTGTCTATATAcgtaatacatatatatgtgtgtgtgtctatatatatgtatatgtatttaaAGCTGATGTTTCAGTCTACgtgaaactttgaattttgctGGTGAGGTTGTTGAGGAGCTGGCAATTCAATCAGAAAATTGGTTTTAAAATGGTTTTAGGAACCATGTGTTTCAGATGGGCCAGCAGAGGATTTATACGGCACTTTCCTTAACAGGGTGCGGCGGGAGCGGCCACCGGAGTTGCTAAACGAGATCAAAGGGTGAGCTAGAAACTTCTGGCCCTCTTGTATGTAAGAAAATAGTGAAACAGATGCTGCATCATGCCATTAATTCCACTGAAATGACTCAAGATCCCtttgatgtaatttttttctggaaacaaAGTAAGTCCAGCCGGAATAGTTCGAAGAACTTAGCAAGAGTGTTCTCTCGATGTGCTTCGTGTTTGCTGCTCCAAAAGGCAATTCTTTGCCTGCGAACTTTCATCTGCAGAAGTGACAATGTCTCTTGATCCAGGTTGTGTTTTGCACATGTGAAGtgccaaaaaagaaattagacaaaacaaaaaagaaaatatcttccTGGTACCTTGCCGGATTAATGGTATCACTACAACATTGTTTTCCCCAATACTCATGTACTGCATCACAGGTCTAGGTTTTGTGGTTAACCATGCTGTGTGGGCAAGACAGTTTCATTGGCCTACATCTCACTACATTTTATATTGGAAGGCAGCTTTTTGCATGTAGGTTGCTGTGTAAGTCTCTTAACATATGGTATCTGGACAATTCTTACTTGGTTTTGACAATCCAGATGCGAAGCGTAGAAGTCTGTTGGTTTCAAATTTCAGCTTGTTTCTCTAGAAAAGGAGACACCTTTCTTTTGATGGACTATATGTGTCAAATTGTTTTGGATGAGTTAATATCCTTGATCTTGTTGAAGTTTGCGGGTGCACACCTGTATTCAGCCAAATAATTTGTGTCCCAGCAccttgaatttcaaaattcaagtatgtctttttcttaatcaaaaggaaaacattttttctaAGAGAAATTTGGGAACTCTTTTGGTGTCAAAAAACTATTGAGTTTGTTTCACTCTGTAAAGGTCGCCATTAGTCTATGTCAGATGTCCACTTTGCTATTCTGTTGCTTAATTGTGTGGATATTTCTCAGTCAATTGTGCTTAAAATAAATTGCCTTTAGAAAGCTCTTGATGCCTAGCTGCGTGTACGTACAGCTGTTTACAAATGCAATGGTGTACAAATACTTAAAACATGTTCTGTTATAGGATACTGCAGATACTAGCTTCCTGGCAGGTTCCTTaattagtttatactttatactgTTTTGCAGCCTTACCAAGTGGGTACCTCGTCCAGTTAAAATGACAAGCAGCTTTGTACGAGATAGTATTAATGTTTCTCGAAAGAGAATGGATGTTGCTTGTCTTGACATGATTCAATTTCACTGGTGTGTTGTCTCCATTAATGCTGATTTCATCAGCACCTTTGCTTAATATATGATATGCTAAAGACAATCCACTGTCTGCTCTTACTTATTGGGcttctttgttattttattagGTGGGACTACTCAAATCCTGGATACCTTGATGCACTGAAGCATCTGACAGATCTTAAAGAAGAAGGTTTATTCTGTTATGCACCCAAGCATATCAATTTATTGATACTTTCTTTGCATCTCTCAACTGTTGGGTGCTACTCATTTATGTCTATTGGCTTTGAATGCAGGGAAGATTAAGACCAttgcattgacaaactttgaTACAGAAAGGTTGCAGATAATACTTGAAAATGGGATCCCCGTTGTCAGCAACCAGGTGACAAGTTTATAATTTTCACTTCACTTGAATTTTTATTGGAAGTTCCTTTGTTTGGAAAGTAGTGGTTTTGCTGTTTGACAGGTACAACATTCAGTTGTTGATATGCGCCCTCAACAGAGAATGGCAGAGTTGTGTCAGCTTACTGGTGTTAAACTTATaacgtctctctttctctctctcatgtacacacaacacacacaggATGTCTCTTTTGTTGCCTGAAAAGTTATGCGGTACAGTACACctgatttaatttattttaaaaaatgcaggTATGGGACTGTTATGGGTGGCCTCTTGTCTGAGAAGTTTCTTAACACAAACATGCTATTTCCTTTAGCAGCTCCACCATTAAACACGCCCTCCCTCCAGAAATATAAAAtggtctgaatctcttcttttGTTATAGAGTTTGTTTGTTATCTACAAAGTACACGCCTTGTCAAAAGGTTAACTACTTTCTAGTAGAAGATTACAACAAGACTTTCTCGTTGCACCCTGGATTATTAGATCTCCCAACCGCCTTTGCTTATGGTGTCATTTGACTTTTAAATTTCCCAAGTTTCTTGAGCTGATCCGGTGTTCCAAGTTTCTTGGTGTCAAGATGGATTGAGCCTTTCCAATATTCACCTGCAAGATCTTTGTATCCATTTGACGATAATGCATGTGTGGTTTGCAGATGGTAGATGCATGGGGAGGGTGGAACCTTTTCCAAGATCTGCTTCAGACACTGAAGAAAGTAGCCTCAAAGCACAGGGTTACGGTACCTGCAGTTGCCGTTAGATATATACTGGACCAGGCATGTTCAATCTTCACAACTCGTAGACAAATGTAGTGCTTGCCATGATTCTAGTTTCTGAAATATACAGTAGCATTGCCTGGTTTTAACAACGTGGATTTGCAATTCTTCTCCATAAATTTGATACTTTTTTGGCTGTTAAAAGagctttccttttgttgtaaaAAATACAGCCCTCAGTTGCAGGGTCTATGATAGGGGTTAGACTGGGCTTATCTCAACATATAGAAGACTCTCTTGCCATATTTTCTCTAGAACTGGATGAAGAAGACAATGGCAACATCAATTCGGTGTCAAGGAAAGGAAGGGATCTACTCAAAGTTATTGGCGATTGCGGAGATGAGTACAGACGGGCATAGACACCAAGTTGAATACTTTGTTAATGGAACGCAGATGAAATTAAGATCCTTTTGTACACATGAATTTCCTGctgtacctttttttttttttttttttttttttttttctttcttggttcTCCCATGTATTGCTCGGAGGC
Coding sequences:
- the LOC116246447 gene encoding flagellar radial spoke protein 5-like isoform X3, whose product is MAATLGGSRFLLQSPFGTRKDGVWRPINVANPCRCEAVGNEGAQATASERRTTVKSRDDSLVICRIVNGMWQTSGGWGRIDRNAAVDAMLRYADAGLTTFDMADIYGPAEDLYGTFLNRVRRERPPELLNEIKGWDYSNPGYLDALKHLTDLKEEGKIKTIALTNFDTERLQIILENGIPVVSNQVQHSVVDMRPQQRMAELCQLTGVKLITSLFLSLMYGTVMGGLLSEKFLNTNMLFPLAAPPLNTPSLQKYKMMVDAWGGWNLFQDLLQTLKKVASKHRVTVPAVAVRYILDQPSVAGSMIGVRLGLSQHIEDSLAIFSLELDEEDNGNINSVSRKGRDLLKVIGDCGDEYRRA
- the LOC116246447 gene encoding flagellar radial spoke protein 5-like isoform X1, whose product is MAATLGGSRFLLQSPFGTRKDGVWRPINVANPCRCEAVGNEGAQATASERRTTVKSRDDSLVICRIVNGMWQTSGGWGRIDRNAAVDAMLRYADAGLTTFDMADIYGPAEDLYGTFLNRVRRERPPELLNEIKGLTKWVPRPVKMTSSFVRDSINVSRKRMDVACLDMIQFHWWDYSNPGYLDALKHLTDLKEEGKIKTIALTNFDTERLQIILENGIPVVSNQVQHSVVDMRPQQRMAELCQLTGVKLITSLFLSLMYGTVMGGLLSEKFLNTNMLFPLAAPPLNTPSLQKYKMMVDAWGGWNLFQDLLQTLKKVASKHRVTVPAVAVRYILDQPSVAGSMIGVRLGLSQHIEDSLAIFSLELDEEDNGNINSVSRKGRDLLKVIGDCGDEYRRA
- the LOC116246447 gene encoding flagellar radial spoke protein 5-like isoform X4, with amino-acid sequence MAATLGGSRFLLQSPFGTRKDGVWRPINVANPCRCEAVGNEGAQATASERRTTVKSRDDSLVICRIVNGMWQTSGGWGRIDRNAAVDAMLRYADAGLTTFDMADIYGPAEDLYGTFLNRVRRERPPELLNEIKGLTKWVPRPVKMTSSFVRDSINVSRKRMDVACLDMIQFHWWDYSNPGYLDALKHLTDLKEEGKIKTIALTNFDTERLQIILENGIPVVSNQVQHSVVDMRPQQRMAELCQLTGVKLITSLFLSLMYGTVMGGLLSEKFLNTNMLFPLAAPPLNTPSLQKYKMMVDAWGGWNLFQDLLQTLKKVASKHRVTVPAVAVRYILDQLQGL
- the LOC116246447 gene encoding flagellar radial spoke protein 5-like isoform X2, which produces MAATLGGSRFLLQSPFGTRKDGVWRPINVANPCRCEAVGNEGAQATASERRTTVKSRDDSLVICRIVNGMWQTSGGWGRIDRNAAVDAMLRYADAGLTTFDMADIYGPAEDLYGTFLNRVRRERPPELLNEIKGLTKWVPRPVKMTSSFVRDSINVSRKRMDVACLDMIQFHWWDYSNPGYLDALKHLTDLKEEGKIKTIALTNFDTERLQIILENGIPVVSNQVQHSVVDMRPQQRMAELCQLTGVKLITYGTVMGGLLSEKFLNTNMLFPLAAPPLNTPSLQKYKMMVDAWGGWNLFQDLLQTLKKVASKHRVTVPAVAVRYILDQPSVAGSMIGVRLGLSQHIEDSLAIFSLELDEEDNGNINSVSRKGRDLLKVIGDCGDEYRRA